A window of the Streptococcus sp. 116-D4 genome harbors these coding sequences:
- a CDS encoding TrkH family potassium uptake protein has translation MLFKLFVKKLERVFGGLSPARRILLSFAGVIFIGSLLLSLPLVQASGSQATYFDHLFTTVSMVCVTGLFTQPVATTYNVWGQLICMLLIQIGGLGLMTFIGVFYIQGKQKLSLRSRETIQESFSYGETRSLKAFMQSIFLTTFLVEGLGAFLLSFRFIPEFGWGRGVFTSIFLAISAFCNAGFDNFGSSSLVAFQTDPLINLVIAGLIITGGLGFMVWFDLATQFDKKKKRRLRFHTKLVLFLTAGILLFGTVSTLFTEWHNPGTIGNLSVPEKVLVSFFQTVSMRTAGFASIDYTQARPVTLFIYILQMFLGGAPGGTAGGLKITTFFVLLVFARSELLGLPHTNVAQRTIEARIVQKSFSVFIIFLMTFLLGLMLLGITAEGTPQFIYLMFETISSLATVGVTANLTPELGKLALSIVMVLMFIGRIGPLTLLVSLADYQPDKKDLIQYMKADISIG, from the coding sequence ATGTTATTCAAATTATTTGTGAAAAAACTTGAAAGGGTCTTTGGCGGACTTTCGCCTGCTCGTCGCATTTTGTTAAGTTTCGCTGGAGTTATTTTTATAGGCTCTCTCCTTTTGAGTTTGCCTCTTGTCCAGGCGAGTGGTTCGCAGGCTACTTATTTTGACCATCTCTTTACGACGGTTTCTATGGTCTGTGTGACCGGCCTTTTTACGCAACCGGTAGCTACTACCTATAATGTTTGGGGGCAGTTGATTTGTATGCTTTTGATACAGATTGGTGGTCTGGGGCTTATGACCTTTATCGGGGTCTTTTATATTCAGGGGAAGCAAAAACTCAGTCTTCGCAGTCGTGAAACCATTCAGGAGAGTTTTAGTTATGGGGAGACTCGGTCGCTGAAGGCCTTTATGCAGTCTATCTTTTTGACGACTTTTCTGGTGGAGGGCTTGGGTGCCTTCCTGCTAAGTTTCCGTTTTATTCCTGAGTTTGGCTGGGGACGGGGTGTTTTCACCTCTATCTTTTTAGCCATTTCAGCCTTTTGTAATGCTGGTTTTGATAATTTTGGCAGTAGTAGTTTAGTAGCTTTTCAGACGGATCCCTTGATCAATCTGGTCATTGCTGGCTTAATCATCACGGGTGGTCTCGGCTTTATGGTTTGGTTTGACTTGGCAACCCAGTTTGACAAGAAGAAAAAACGCCGTCTGCGGTTCCACACAAAGTTGGTTCTCTTCCTGACTGCAGGGATCTTGCTGTTTGGAACGGTATCCACACTCTTTACGGAGTGGCACAATCCAGGAACCATTGGCAATCTCAGTGTTCCAGAGAAAGTGTTGGTCAGCTTTTTCCAAACCGTCAGCATGAGAACAGCTGGTTTTGCTTCTATTGACTACACTCAAGCTAGGCCTGTGACCTTGTTTATCTATATCCTACAGATGTTTCTGGGAGGGGCGCCTGGAGGAACGGCTGGGGGGCTCAAGATTACGACTTTCTTTGTTTTGTTGGTCTTTGCTCGTAGTGAGTTGTTGGGCTTGCCTCATACCAATGTTGCGCAGAGAACCATCGAGGCTCGCATAGTCCAAAAATCCTTTAGTGTCTTTATTATCTTTTTGATGACCTTCTTGTTGGGCTTGATGTTGTTGGGAATTACGGCAGAAGGAACACCGCAATTTATCTACCTCATGTTTGAGACCATTTCTTCTCTTGCGACAGTTGGGGTAACGGCAAATCTGACGCCAGAATTGGGCAAGCTAGCTCTCAGCATTGTTATGGTGCTCATGTTTATTGGCCGTATCGGTCCCTTGACCTTGTTGGTTAGTCTAGCGGATTACCAGCCTGATAAGAAAGATTTGATTCAGTATATGAAAGCAGATATTAGTATTGGATAA
- a CDS encoding potassium channel family protein — protein sequence MADRTIGILGLGIFGSSVLTALAKQDMNIIAIDDHAEHINQFEPVLACGVVGDITDEELLRTAGIDTCDTVVVATGENLESSVLAVMHCKSLGVPRVIAKVKSQTAKKVLEKIGADSVISPEYEMGQSLAQTILFHNNVDVFQLDVNVSIVEMKVPSVWAGQSLSQLDLRGKYNLNVLGFREHENSPLDVQFGPNDLLKADVYILAVINNQYLDDLAELNS from the coding sequence ATGGCAGATCGTACGATTGGAATTTTAGGTTTGGGGATTTTCGGGAGTAGTGTCTTGACGGCCCTAGCCAAGCAAGATATGAATATCATTGCCATTGACGACCACGCAGAGCACATCAATCAATTTGAACCTGTTTTGGCGTGTGGAGTTGTCGGCGATATTACAGATGAGGAACTCCTCAGAACAGCAGGAATTGATACCTGTGATACGGTTGTAGTGGCGACAGGAGAAAACCTGGAGTCAAGTGTGCTTGCAGTCATGCATTGTAAAAGTTTGGGGGTGCCAAGGGTTATTGCCAAGGTCAAAAGCCAGACAGCCAAGAAGGTGCTGGAAAAAATTGGTGCCGACTCGGTGATCTCGCCAGAGTATGAAATGGGGCAGTCCCTAGCGCAGACCATTCTCTTTCATAATAATGTTGATGTCTTTCAGCTGGATGTAAATGTGTCTATCGTGGAGATGAAAGTTCCGAGTGTTTGGGCAGGTCAAAGTCTGAGCCAGCTAGATCTACGTGGCAAATACAATCTCAATGTCCTAGGATTTCGTGAACACGAAAATTCACCGCTGGATGTTCAATTTGGCCCCAATGATCTCTTGAAGGCAGATGTTTATATCTTGGCGGTCATTAATAATCAGTATCTAGATGACTTGGCAGAATTAAATTCGTAA
- a CDS encoding glycosyltransferase family 2 protein yields the protein MKLLSIAIPSYNAAAYLHYCVESLVIGGEQVEILIINDGSQDQTQEMAERLASKYPNIVRAIYQENKGHGGAVNRGLAEASGRYFKVVDSDDWVDPRAYLKILETLQELESDDQEVDAFVTNFVYEKEGQSRKKSMSYESVLPVQHIFGWDQIGNFSKGQYIMMHSLIYRTDLLRASQFQLPEHTFYVDNLFVFTPLQQVKTMYYLPVDFYRYLIGREDQSVNEQVMIKRIDQQLKVNRLLVDQLDLSQVSHPKMREYLLNHIEITTVISSALLNRAGTAEHLAKKRELWTYIQQENPEVFQAIRKTMLSRLTKHSVLPARKLSNVVYQITKSVYGFN from the coding sequence ATGAAGTTATTGTCTATCGCCATCCCTAGCTATAATGCCGCAGCCTATCTTCATTACTGTGTGGAGTCGCTAGTGATTGGTGGTGAGCAAGTTGAGATTTTGATTATCAATGATGGGTCTCAGGACCAGACTCAGGAAATGGCTGAGCGTTTAGCCAGCAAATATCCTAACATCGTTAGAGCCATCTATCAGGAAAATAAAGGCCATGGCGGTGCGGTCAATCGTGGCTTGGCAGAGGCTTCTGGACGATATTTTAAAGTAGTTGATAGTGATGACTGGGTGGATCCTCGTGCCTATTTAAAAATTCTTGAAACCTTGCAGGAACTTGAGAGTGATGATCAAGAGGTTGACGCCTTTGTGACTAATTTTGTCTATGAAAAGGAAGGTCAGTCTCGTAAGAAGAGTATGAGTTACGAATCAGTCTTGCCCGTCCAGCATATTTTTGGCTGGGACCAGATTGGAAATTTCTCAAAAGGCCAGTATATCATGATGCACTCGCTGATTTATCGGACAGATTTGTTGCGAGCGAGCCAGTTCCAACTGCCTGAGCATACCTTTTATGTCGATAATCTCTTTGTCTTTACCCCCCTTCAGCAGGTCAAGACCATGTACTATTTGCCTGTCGATTTCTATCGTTATTTGATTGGGCGTGAGGACCAGTCTGTCAATGAGCAAGTCATGATTAAGCGCATTGACCAGCAACTCAAGGTCAATCGACTCTTGGTAGACCAGCTTGATTTGTCCCAAGTGAGTCATCCAAAAATGCGAGAATATCTGTTGAATCATATTGAGATTACGACGGTGATTTCTAGTGCCCTGCTCAACCGAGCAGGAACAGCGGAGCATCTGGCAAAAAAACGGGAGCTGTGGACCTATATTCAGCAGGAAAATCCAGAGGTCTTTCAGGCTATCCGTAAGACCATGCTCAGCCGTTTGACCAAACATTCAGTTTTGCCAGCTCGCAAACTTTCCAATGTTGTGTATCAAATCACCAAGTCCGTTTATGGATTTAATTAA
- a CDS encoding SSURE domain-containing protein — translation MKFNPNQRYTRWSIRRLSVGVASVVVASGFFVLVGQPSSVRADVVNPTPAQVVPDAPSVSEKNDLPAEVLKKAVDVALPSEQAESAPKASLDATSSPEKADAGAKDPVVAPKEEAQAKPESKKETEDAVKPVESPAATVAGQDREASEAQPATTPAEVQKGVADNTKDTVDVPATYLDKANFPGPFTAGVNQVIPYEFFAGDGMLTRLILKASDKAPWSDNGSAKNPALPPVEKLGKGLYFYEVDLAGTQGKSDKELLDLLKQNGTQSYKATIKVYGAKDGKADLSNLVATKDLDVNLNGLTTPAEVQKGVADNTKDTVDVPAAYLDKANFPGPFTAGVNQVIPYEFFAGDGMLTRLILKASDKAPWSDNGSAKNPALPPVEKLGKGLYFYEVDLAGTQGKSDKELLDLLKQNGTHSYKATIKVYGAKDGKADLSNLVATKDLDVNLNGLTTPAEVQKGVADNTKDTVDVPATYLDKANFPGPFTAGVNQVIPYEFFAGDGMLTRLILKASDKAPWSDNGSAKNPALPPVEKLGKGLYFYEVDLAGTQGKSDKELLDLLKQNGTQSYKATIKVYGAKDGKADLSNLVATKDLTVNLNGHQSHTPMQSGVAPSSNGSAMPAPMMNSHQDASKMNAQMPSANQDEMKSKTPAASQDKMMPNKEQDKTMNASQPMTTPSMKQDQAPAASSKMSDEGKMASTNKVSTPMMSDQMKDQKDMLPYTGEAQTSMATIGFFGLALAGLLGGLGLKAKKEEND, via the coding sequence ATGAAATTCAATCCAAATCAAAGATACACTCGTTGGTCTATTCGCCGTCTTAGTGTCGGTGTTGCTTCAGTTGTTGTGGCCAGTGGCTTCTTTGTACTAGTTGGTCAACCAAGTTCTGTACGTGCCGATGTGGTCAATCCAACCCCTGCTCAAGTTGTGCCAGATGCACCTTCGGTGAGTGAAAAGAACGACTTACCAGCAGAGGTTCTCAAAAAAGCAGTCGATGTAGCTCTTCCTTCAGAACAGGCAGAATCAGCACCTAAAGCAAGCTTGGATGCTACAAGCTCTCCAGAAAAAGCAGATGCAGGTGCTAAAGACCCAGTAGTAGCACCAAAAGAAGAAGCGCAAGCAAAACCAGAATCTAAGAAAGAAACAGAAGATGCGGTTAAACCTGTGGAAAGTCCTGCCGCTACAGTTGCTGGACAAGACCGTGAAGCAAGTGAAGCGCAACCAGCAACTACTCCAGCTGAAGTGCAAAAAGGTGTGGCTGACAATACTAAAGACACAGTAGATGTCCCAGCTACTTACTTGGATAAAGCTAACTTCCCTGGACCGTTCACAGCTGGTGTTAACCAAGTTATTCCATACGAATTCTTCGCTGGTGACGGTATGTTGACTCGTCTGATCTTGAAGGCTTCAGACAAGGCTCCATGGTCAGACAATGGCTCAGCTAAAAATCCAGCCCTTCCACCAGTAGAGAAATTGGGCAAAGGCCTTTACTTCTATGAAGTAGACTTGGCAGGTACTCAAGGTAAATCAGATAAAGAACTACTTGACCTCTTGAAACAAAACGGCACTCAAAGCTATAAAGCTACCATCAAAGTGTACGGTGCCAAAGACGGCAAGGCTGATTTGAGCAATCTCGTAGCGACAAAAGATTTGGATGTCAACTTGAATGGCCTAACTACTCCAGCTGAAGTGCAAAAAGGTGTGGCTGACAATACTAAAGACACAGTAGATGTTCCAGCTGCTTACTTGGACAAAGCTAACTTCCCTGGTCCATTTACAGCTGGTGTCAACCAAGTCATTCCATACGAATTCTTCGCTGGTGACGGTATGTTAACTCGCCTTATCTTGAAAGCATCAGACAAAGCTCCATGGTCAGACAATGGCTCAGCTAAAAATCCAGCCCTTCCACCAGTAGAGAAATTGGGCAAAGGCCTCTACTTCTATGAAGTAGACTTGGCAGGCACTCAAGGTAAATCAGATAAAGAATTGCTTGATCTCTTGAAACAAAACGGCACTCACAGCTATAAAGCAACTATCAAAGTGTACGGTGCCAAAGATGGTAAGGCAGACTTGAGCAATCTCGTAGCGACTAAGGATTTGGATGTCAACTTAAACGGCTTGACTACCCCAGCTGAAGTGCAAAAAGGTGTGGCTGACAATACTAAAGACACAGTAGATGTTCCAGCTACTTACTTGGATAAAGCTAACTTCCCTGGACCATTTACAGCTGGTGTCAACCAAGTCATTCCATACGAATTCTTCGCTGGTGATGGTATGTTAACTCGCCTTATCTTGAAGGCTTCAGACAAGGCTCCATGGTCAGACAACGGTTCAGCTAAAAACCCAGCTCTTCCACCAGTAGAAAAATTGGGCAAAGGCCTTTACTTCTATGAAGTGGACTTGGCAGGTACTCAAGGTAAATCTGATAAAGAACTACTTGACCTCTTGAAACAAAATGGCACTCAAAGTTATAAAGCTACTATCAAGGTGTACGGTGCCAAAGACGGCAAGGCCGATTTGAGCAATCTTGTAGCGACAAAAGATTTGACAGTGAACTTAAATGGACATCAGTCTCATACTCCGATGCAATCAGGTGTCGCCCCATCTTCTAATGGTTCAGCTATGCCGGCTCCAATGATGAATAGTCATCAAGATGCGTCTAAGATGAACGCTCAAATGCCTAGTGCCAATCAAGATGAAATGAAATCTAAAACGCCAGCTGCTAGTCAGGATAAGATGATGCCTAACAAAGAGCAGGACAAAACTATGAATGCTAGCCAACCTATGACAACACCAAGCATGAAACAAGATCAAGCTCCAGCAGCATCAAGCAAAATGTCTGATGAAGGCAAGATGGCATCTACTAACAAGGTGTCAACTCCAATGATGTCTGATCAAATGAAAGACCAAAAAGACATGCTTCCATATACTGGTGAAGCTCAAACATCAATGGCTACTATTGGATTCTTTGGATTAGCCTTGGCTGGACTGCTAGGTGGACTCGGTTTGAAAGCTAAAAAAGAGGAAAATGACTAG
- a CDS encoding response regulator transcription factor, with protein sequence MGKTILLVDDEVEITDIHQRYLVQAGYQVLVAHDGVEALEIFKRKPIDLIITDIMMPRMDGYDLISEVQYQSPDQPFLFITAKTSEQDKIYGLSLGADDFIAKPFSPRELVLRVHNILRRLHRGGETEVVSLGDLRMNHSSHEVQVGDVALDLTVKSFELLWLLASNPERVFSKTDLYEKVWQEDYVDDTNTLNVHIHALRQELAKHASTETPNIKTVWGLGYKIEKARGS encoded by the coding sequence ATGGGAAAGACAATTTTACTCGTTGACGACGAGGTAGAAATCACAGATATTCATCAACGTTATCTGGTTCAGGCAGGATATCAGGTTTTGGTGGCCCATGATGGAGTAGAGGCCTTAGAAATCTTCAAGCGAAAACCAATTGATTTGATTATTACAGATATCATGATGCCTCGGATGGATGGTTATGATTTGATTAGCGAAGTTCAGTATCAATCTCCGGATCAGCCTTTTCTCTTTATCACGGCAAAGACCAGTGAGCAGGACAAGATTTACGGCCTAAGCCTAGGGGCAGATGATTTTATTGCCAAGCCCTTTAGTCCACGTGAGCTAGTTTTGCGTGTCCACAATATCTTGCGTCGTCTTCATCGTGGAGGTGAGACAGAAGTCGTCAGTCTTGGGGATTTACGGATGAACCACAGTAGTCACGAGGTCCAAGTCGGAGATGTGGCGCTTGATTTGACCGTCAAATCCTTCGAACTTCTATGGCTTTTAGCTAGCAATCCAGAGCGAGTTTTCTCTAAGACAGACCTCTATGAAAAGGTCTGGCAGGAAGACTATGTGGATGATACCAATACTTTGAATGTTCATATTCATGCTCTGCGACAGGAGTTGGCTAAACATGCTAGTACAGAAACACCGAACATCAAAACAGTCTGGGGCTTGGGCTACAAAATTGAGAAAGCACGAGGTAGTTAA
- a CDS encoding HAMP domain-containing sensor histidine kinase yields MKLKSYILVGYIISTLLTIIVVFWAVQKMLIAKSEIYFLLGMTIVASLVGAGISLFLLSPVFTSLGKLKEHAKRVADKDFPSNLEVQGPIEFQQLGQAFNEMSHDLQATFDSLEESEREKGLMIAQLSHDIKTPITSIQATVEGILDGVIKEGEQDHYLATIGRQAERLNKLVEELNFLTLNTARNQVETTSKDSIFLDQLLIECMSEFQFLIEQEERDVHLQVIPESARIEGDYAKLSRILVNLINNAFKYSAPGTKLEVVAKLENNQLSISVTDEGQGIASEDLESIFKRLYRVETSRNMKTGGHGLGLAIARELAHQLGGEITVSSQYGLGSTFTLVLNLSSSENKA; encoded by the coding sequence ATGAAATTAAAAAGTTATATTTTAGTGGGGTATATTATTTCAACACTCCTAACGATTATCGTGGTTTTTTGGGCTGTTCAAAAAATGCTGATTGCGAAAAGCGAGATTTACTTTTTGCTTGGGATGACTATTGTTGCCAGCCTTGTCGGTGCTGGGATTAGTCTTTTTCTCTTGTCGCCGGTATTTACGTCGTTGGGCAAACTTAAGGAACATGCTAAGCGAGTAGCGGACAAGGATTTTCCTTCAAATCTGGAGGTTCAAGGCCCTATAGAATTTCAGCAATTAGGGCAAGCTTTCAATGAAATGTCCCATGATTTGCAGGCCACCTTTGATTCCTTGGAAGAAAGCGAACGAGAAAAGGGCTTGATGATTGCCCAGCTATCGCATGATATCAAGACCCCCATTACTTCGATTCAAGCGACGGTAGAAGGGATTTTGGATGGGGTTATTAAGGAAGGAGAACAGGATCATTATCTAGCAACCATTGGGCGTCAGGCGGAAAGACTCAATAAACTGGTTGAGGAGTTGAATTTTTTGACTCTAAATACAGCTAGAAATCAAGTGGAAACGACCAGCAAGGACAGCATCTTTCTTGACCAGCTCTTAATTGAGTGCATGAGTGAATTTCAGTTCTTGATTGAGCAGGAGGAGCGTGATGTCCATTTGCAGGTAATCCCAGAGTCTGCCCGGATTGAGGGAGATTATGCCAAGCTTTCTCGTATCTTGGTGAATCTGATCAATAACGCTTTTAAATACTCAGCACCAGGAACCAAACTGGAAGTGGTGGCTAAGCTGGAAAATAACCAGCTTTCAATCAGTGTGACCGATGAGGGACAGGGCATTGCTTCAGAGGATTTGGAGAGTATTTTTAAACGCCTTTATCGTGTTGAAACTTCGCGTAATATGAAAACAGGTGGTCATGGCTTAGGACTTGCGATTGCGCGTGAATTGGCCCATCAATTAGGTGGAGAAATCACAGTCAGCAGCCAGTACGGTCTCGGAAGCACCTTTACCCTTGTTCTCAATCTCTCTAGCAGTGAAAATAAAGCTTAA
- the rpsD gene encoding 30S ribosomal protein S4, producing MSRYTGPSWKQARRLGLSLTGTGKELARRNYVPGQHGPNNRSKLSEYGLQLAEKQKLRFTYGVGEKQFRNLFVQATKIKEGILGFNFMLLLERRLDNVVYRLGLATTRRQARQFVNHGHILVDGKRVDIPSYRVTPGQVISVREKSLKVPAILEAVEATLGRPAFVSFDAEKLEGSLTRLPERDEINPEINEALVVEFYNKML from the coding sequence ATGTCACGTTATACAGGACCATCTTGGAAACAAGCTCGTCGCCTTGGCCTTTCACTTACAGGTACAGGTAAAGAATTGGCACGTCGTAACTACGTACCAGGACAACACGGACCAAACAACCGTTCTAAATTGTCAGAATACGGTTTGCAATTGGCTGAAAAACAAAAACTTCGTTTCACTTACGGTGTAGGTGAAAAACAATTCCGTAACTTGTTCGTACAAGCTACTAAGATTAAAGAAGGAATCCTTGGTTTCAACTTCATGCTTCTTTTGGAACGTCGTTTGGATAACGTTGTTTACCGCCTTGGTCTTGCGACTACTCGTCGTCAAGCTCGTCAATTCGTAAACCACGGTCACATCCTTGTTGACGGAAAACGCGTTGATATCCCATCATACCGCGTAACTCCAGGTCAAGTGATCTCAGTTCGTGAAAAATCATTGAAAGTTCCAGCAATCCTTGAAGCAGTAGAAGCTACTCTTGGACGTCCAGCATTCGTATCATTCGACGCTGAAAAATTGGAAGGTTCATTGACTCGCTTGCCAGAACGCGACGAAATCAACCCAGAAATCAACGAAGCACTTGTCGTTGAATTCTACAACAAAATGCTTTAA
- a CDS encoding tyrosine-type recombinase/integrase, which yields MKIAEIKKQNGSIVYRSRVYLGTDLSTGKRVQANLTARTKTELKKKAQSAKAEFQNNGFTKKETIPLTSYEEVAQLWWESYQHTVKPNTQDSVKRLLSNHVIPLFGSYKLDKLTAPIIQRIVNQLALRANKREEGAFLHYDKIHALNKRILQYAVTMQIIDINPAREVILPRKIKKGRNKVKHFNNLELKQFLSYLEETNLAIYRNIYEITLYKFLLATGCRINEALALHWSDIDLHNATVNITKTLNHLGEINSPKSEASYRTIDIDPQTIEVLKVYQKRQRQEAWKLGRTETVVFSDFIHKYPNNKTLSTRLNTRFKHAGVPNIGFHGFRHTHASLLLNSGIPYKELQHRLGHSTLAMTMDTYSHLSKEKAKTAVSFYEKAVSSL from the coding sequence ATGAAAATAGCAGAAATAAAGAAACAAAATGGTAGCATTGTATATCGTTCTAGAGTATATCTTGGTACCGATTTATCAACTGGAAAAAGGGTACAAGCTAATCTGACAGCTAGAACAAAAACTGAATTGAAGAAAAAAGCTCAATCAGCTAAGGCTGAATTCCAAAATAATGGCTTCACTAAAAAGGAAACAATCCCACTAACAAGCTATGAAGAAGTAGCTCAACTATGGTGGGAAAGCTATCAACACACAGTGAAACCAAATACGCAAGATTCAGTAAAGCGACTACTATCTAACCATGTGATTCCTTTATTTGGTTCTTATAAGTTAGATAAGTTAACTGCTCCCATTATTCAGCGCATTGTTAATCAACTAGCTCTACGTGCTAACAAACGAGAAGAAGGCGCATTTCTACACTATGATAAAATTCACGCGCTAAATAAACGTATACTACAATATGCTGTGACGATGCAGATTATTGATATAAATCCAGCTCGTGAAGTTATTCTTCCTCGTAAAATAAAAAAGGGTAGAAACAAAGTAAAACACTTTAATAACTTAGAGTTAAAGCAATTTCTCAGCTATTTAGAAGAGACTAACTTAGCAATATATAGAAATATCTATGAAATTACTTTGTATAAGTTTCTTCTTGCTACTGGTTGCCGTATTAACGAAGCCTTAGCTCTACACTGGTCAGATATTGACCTACATAATGCAACTGTGAATATTACAAAGACACTAAATCATTTAGGTGAGATTAACAGTCCAAAGTCTGAAGCAAGTTATCGCACAATTGATATTGACCCACAAACTATAGAGGTCTTAAAAGTGTATCAAAAAAGACAAAGGCAAGAAGCTTGGAAACTTGGTCGAACTGAAACTGTTGTCTTCTCAGATTTTATTCATAAATACCCAAACAATAAAACACTATCAACTCGTTTAAACACACGTTTCAAACATGCTGGTGTACCTAATATTGGATTCCACGGTTTTAGACACACACACGCTAGTCTTTTACTAAACTCTGGAATACCATATAAAGAATTACAACACCGTCTAGGTCATTCTACACTAGCTATGACTATGGACACTTACAGTCATCTCTCCAAAGAAAAAGCAAAAACAGCCGTCTCATTTTATGAGAAAGCTGTTAGTTCGTTATAA
- a CDS encoding helix-turn-helix domain-containing protein, whose translation MIGEYLKKCRTEGGVTTKSLAEDLKVSQSYISQIENGKKIPSLTKILDITESIASLSIKEKCEQDGLEFDEYCIEYKTLASTYIGDIINNINMNSVHNDKEKQLLKDLIELRNDESIFSKLKTYKDISQDIITGEKIKINLDYIFRKNVKITIDGQALTAEDLTALQILIEGIRSRHKS comes from the coding sequence ATGATAGGAGAATATCTTAAAAAATGCCGCACAGAAGGCGGTGTAACTACTAAGAGCCTTGCTGAAGACCTAAAAGTATCACAGTCTTATATCTCACAAATTGAAAATGGGAAAAAGATTCCCAGTTTAACTAAAATCCTTGATATTACTGAAAGCATTGCTTCACTCTCTATAAAAGAAAAATGCGAACAAGATGGATTAGAGTTCGATGAATACTGCATTGAATATAAAACATTGGCTAGCACTTATATTGGTGATATAATCAACAATATCAACATGAATTCAGTTCATAACGATAAAGAGAAGCAACTTTTAAAAGATTTAATTGAATTAAGAAATGATGAATCCATATTCTCAAAGTTAAAAACATACAAAGATATTAGCCAAGATATTATCACTGGAGAAAAGATTAAAATCAACCTTGATTATATCTTTAGGAAGAATGTAAAAATAACTATTGATGGTCAAGCACTCACAGCTGAAGACTTAACTGCTCTACAAATACTGATTGAAGGTATTCGTTCTAGACACAAATCATAA